In Flavobacterium endoglycinae, one DNA window encodes the following:
- a CDS encoding LTA synthase family protein, which translates to MKNLRFLKPIFSFIAIGLLITTLSRIFLFFLFKERVVQTPNYWYIFPIGLRMDLILLCYLSFLPAVLVTFLPNKWMKFTNKFLVFYSFLFLFLILFVELASPDFVKQYDTRPNKIFLDYLIYPKEVVGMLLKSYLTSIIVTFLILGIVLYFAFKKGKHLFHTATSQYKFRLMIFPLVAFLLFFGARSSLVSKRPINASNAVFSTDQLTNCLGLNSFYTVAFAAYSIKNEGNTKMYGKMNEAEAIARVKKYMIAGPKDFTDPEIPFLHVQQPDSVVKKPYNLVIFLQESLGAEYVGILGGKPLTPEFDKLSKEGTLFTNLYCTGTRSVRGIEAVVTGFLPSPSESVVKLGNSQQGFFTLADALKHKGYDTSFIYGGMANFDNMASFFNGNGFEDIVDQTDFESDGKKYAFKGTWGYSDEDLVTKANEYFKSKGNKPFFSLMFSTSNHEPFEYPEGRIKPYDKKAATVNNAMKYADFSIGKFFEMAKKEAYFKNTIFIVIADHNTRTYGKNLVPINKFHIPAFIMGPGVPKGAVYNRLASQIDIPPTLLGYLGIPFETPMVGRNLNKLDPKVLGRSIMQFNDINAFRVENQVVIMQPNLKPLQFEIKNDTTLIPVKLNEDLAKDALAHVITAGNLYKENKYKLRDTKK; encoded by the coding sequence ATGAAAAATTTACGTTTTTTAAAACCGATTTTTAGTTTTATTGCTATTGGATTATTGATAACAACTTTGAGTCGTATATTTCTATTTTTTCTTTTTAAAGAAAGAGTAGTTCAGACACCAAATTATTGGTATATATTTCCAATTGGTCTGCGAATGGATTTGATTTTACTTTGTTATTTATCATTTCTTCCAGCAGTTCTAGTTACATTTCTTCCTAATAAATGGATGAAATTCACCAATAAATTTTTGGTTTTTTACAGCTTTTTGTTCCTGTTTCTGATTCTATTTGTAGAATTGGCTTCACCAGACTTTGTAAAACAATACGATACACGTCCCAACAAAATTTTCTTGGATTATCTAATCTACCCCAAAGAAGTTGTTGGAATGCTTTTAAAAAGCTATTTAACCTCTATTATTGTAACATTCTTAATATTAGGAATTGTATTGTATTTTGCCTTTAAAAAAGGAAAACATCTTTTTCATACTGCTACTTCTCAATACAAATTCAGATTAATGATTTTTCCATTAGTCGCATTTTTATTGTTTTTTGGAGCACGTTCAAGTTTAGTTTCAAAACGTCCTATCAATGCCAGTAATGCTGTTTTCTCAACAGATCAATTAACGAACTGTTTAGGATTGAATTCATTTTATACAGTTGCTTTTGCTGCTTATTCTATTAAGAATGAAGGAAACACAAAAATGTACGGTAAAATGAATGAAGCCGAAGCCATAGCGCGCGTTAAAAAATACATGATTGCCGGGCCAAAAGATTTTACAGATCCCGAAATTCCTTTCTTGCATGTACAGCAGCCAGATTCTGTTGTTAAAAAACCGTACAATCTGGTGATTTTCCTTCAAGAAAGTTTAGGGGCAGAATACGTGGGTATTTTAGGAGGAAAACCATTAACTCCTGAATTTGATAAATTATCGAAAGAAGGAACTTTGTTTACCAATTTGTATTGCACAGGAACACGAAGTGTACGAGGAATTGAAGCTGTTGTGACAGGATTTTTACCATCGCCGTCAGAAAGTGTGGTTAAATTAGGAAACTCGCAGCAAGGATTCTTTACACTTGCTGATGCTTTAAAACACAAAGGTTACGATACCAGTTTTATTTATGGTGGAATGGCCAATTTTGATAATATGGCTTCATTTTTCAATGGAAATGGTTTTGAAGATATTGTAGATCAAACCGATTTTGAATCTGATGGAAAGAAATATGCGTTTAAAGGAACTTGGGGTTATTCTGATGAAGATTTAGTTACCAAAGCCAATGAATATTTCAAATCAAAAGGCAATAAACCGTTTTTCTCTCTGATGTTCTCAACGTCTAATCACGAACCTTTTGAATATCCAGAAGGACGAATTAAACCGTATGATAAAAAAGCTGCTACTGTTAATAATGCCATGAAATATGCTGATTTTTCAATTGGAAAATTCTTCGAAATGGCGAAGAAAGAAGCGTATTTCAAAAACACAATTTTCATTGTCATAGCTGACCACAATACAAGAACGTACGGAAAAAATTTAGTACCCATAAATAAATTCCATATTCCGGCTTTCATTATGGGACCTGGCGTTCCAAAAGGAGCCGTTTACAACAGACTGGCCAGTCAGATCGATATTCCGCCAACTTTATTAGGGTATTTAGGTATTCCGTTCGAAACTCCAATGGTTGGACGAAATCTGAATAAATTAGATCCAAAAGTACTAGGAAGATCAATTATGCAGTTTAATGATATCAATGCTTTTAGAGTTGAAAATCAAGTTGTCATCATGCAGCCGAATTTGAAACCACTGCAATTCGAAATCAAAAATGATACGACTTTAATCCCAGTAAAACTAAACGAAGATTTAGCTAAAGATGCTTTAGCACACGTTATTACGGCAGGCAATTTGTATAAAGAGAATAAATACAAGCTTAGGGATACAAAAAAATAG
- a CDS encoding Rrf2 family transcriptional regulator, which yields MVSGKFAITIHILTLLHKFPNDYLSSEFIAGSINLNPVLVRKEIANLKSHHIVESKEGKNGGTKLAVNAAELTLKQIFEMTFETIGLGFAKNQPNPDCPVGKNINQHLENLYSEMNKKVGAQLEGISLEDFSNQF from the coding sequence ATGGTTTCAGGTAAATTCGCTATAACGATTCATATTCTTACGCTGCTGCATAAATTCCCAAACGACTATTTGTCTTCGGAGTTTATCGCGGGAAGTATTAATTTAAATCCTGTTTTGGTTCGAAAAGAAATTGCCAACCTCAAATCACATCATATTGTAGAAAGTAAAGAAGGAAAAAATGGCGGTACGAAATTGGCAGTTAATGCTGCTGAACTGACTTTAAAACAAATATTCGAAATGACTTTTGAAACCATTGGTTTGGGTTTTGCTAAAAATCAACCGAATCCTGATTGTCCTGTTGGAAAAAACATCAATCAGCATTTAGAAAATTTATACAGCGAAATGAACAAGAAAGTCGGCGCACAGCTAGAAGGTATTTCATTGGAAGATTTTTCGAATCAATTTTAA
- a CDS encoding DUF6929 family protein, giving the protein MEKFTLEILFQIIGIGSASGLFFNNDALYVIGDNSGFLYEYNIESKQLNQHALIDNPTQNIPKNLKPDFESITHHNDTLYVFGSGSTENRNKMIEFDLKTKTVLQKNNLADLYAVMQNFGSIKPEDFNLEGAIFDGENWYLFNRGNGISNKNTIFTIHAKNLGDEFALISVNYKLPKIKGVRSSFTDAVLVDDKIYFLSTAEDTKSTYDDGEILGSFIGRIDLKTMKIDFTQKITSTNKFEGLTFYKKENNKIEFLLCEDNDTEVLETKIYKLSLPIK; this is encoded by the coding sequence ATGGAAAAATTCACATTAGAAATATTATTTCAAATTATAGGAATTGGATCTGCTTCGGGATTATTTTTTAATAACGATGCACTTTATGTTATTGGCGACAACAGCGGTTTTTTATATGAATATAATATTGAAAGCAAACAATTAAATCAGCACGCATTAATTGACAATCCAACGCAAAATATTCCAAAAAATCTAAAACCTGATTTCGAATCTATAACGCATCATAACGATACACTTTATGTTTTTGGTTCCGGCTCAACCGAAAACCGCAACAAAATGATCGAATTTGATCTTAAGACCAAAACCGTTTTACAAAAAAATAATCTAGCCGATTTATATGCCGTAATGCAGAATTTTGGTTCAATTAAACCGGAAGATTTCAATTTAGAAGGCGCTATTTTTGATGGCGAAAACTGGTATTTGTTCAATCGCGGAAATGGAATTTCAAATAAAAACACCATTTTTACAATTCATGCCAAGAATCTCGGAGATGAATTTGCATTGATTTCTGTCAATTATAAATTACCCAAAATAAAAGGAGTTCGTTCCAGTTTTACCGATGCCGTTTTGGTAGACGATAAAATCTATTTCCTTTCGACTGCCGAAGACACCAAATCGACTTATGACGATGGCGAGATTTTAGGAAGCTTCATTGGAAGAATCGATTTAAAAACTATGAAAATTGATTTCACTCAAAAAATAACGTCAACCAATAAATTTGAAGGTCTGACTTTCTATAAAAAAGAAAATAATAAAATTGAGTTTTTACTTTGCGAAGATAATGACACCGAAGTTTTAGAAACTAAGATTTATAAACTGAGTCTGCCGATTAAATAA
- the meaB gene encoding methylmalonyl Co-A mutase-associated GTPase MeaB, with protein sequence MSDFNKQAGSLSEKAGISSPEITNVSAINQIKFKRRQQPTATELIAGILEGNRTSLSRAITLIESTNPEHAEKANEIINGCISHANKSLRIGITGVPGVGKSTFIEAFGTHLTQLEKKVAVLAVDPSSSISHGSILGDKTRMEELVKDENAFIRPSASGENLGGVARKTRESIILCEAAGFDTIIIETVGVGQSETAVHSMVDFFLLLKISGAGDELQGIKRGIMEMADAIVINKADGDNIKRANQAKVEFNRALHLFPPKKSNWQPKVTTCSSITKDGISDVWNSILDYFEMTKETGFFQEKRNEQNQFWMMETINEQLKQNFYNQPEIISLLEQNKKAVQNNEISPFAAAQLLLNQYKKSF encoded by the coding sequence TTGTCTGATTTTAATAAACAAGCCGGCAGTTTATCTGAAAAAGCTGGAATTTCATCTCCCGAAATCACCAACGTTTCGGCTATTAATCAAATTAAATTTAAACGCAGACAACAGCCTACCGCTACCGAATTAATTGCAGGAATTCTCGAAGGAAACCGAACTTCTTTAAGCCGTGCCATTACGTTAATTGAAAGCACGAATCCGGAACATGCCGAAAAAGCAAACGAAATTATCAACGGTTGTATTTCTCATGCTAATAAATCGCTTCGAATTGGAATTACTGGTGTTCCCGGTGTTGGAAAAAGTACTTTTATTGAAGCCTTTGGAACACATTTAACGCAATTAGAAAAAAAAGTTGCTGTTTTGGCAGTTGATCCCAGCAGTTCTATTTCGCATGGCAGTATTTTGGGCGACAAAACCCGAATGGAAGAATTGGTAAAAGATGAAAATGCTTTTATACGTCCGAGTGCTTCGGGGGAAAATTTAGGCGGTGTTGCGCGTAAAACTCGTGAATCGATTATTTTATGTGAAGCTGCAGGTTTTGACACCATAATTATAGAAACGGTTGGCGTTGGACAAAGTGAAACTGCTGTTCACAGTATGGTAGATTTTTTCTTATTATTGAAAATTTCCGGCGCCGGCGATGAACTTCAAGGAATCAAACGTGGTATTATGGAAATGGCAGACGCAATCGTAATCAATAAAGCAGACGGTGATAATATCAAGAGAGCCAATCAAGCAAAAGTTGAATTTAATCGTGCACTTCATTTATTTCCTCCCAAAAAATCAAACTGGCAGCCGAAAGTGACAACTTGCAGCTCGATTACAAAAGATGGCATTTCGGATGTTTGGAACAGTATTTTGGATTATTTTGAAATGACTAAAGAAACGGGATTTTTTCAGGAAAAAAGAAACGAACAAAACCAATTCTGGATGATGGAAACCATCAATGAACAATTGAAACAAAATTTCTACAATCAGCCAGAAATCATTTCATTATTGGAACAAAATAAAAAAGCGGTGCAAAATAATGAAATATCACCTTTTGCAGCCGCTCAGCTTTTATTAAATCAATATAAAAAGAGCTTTTAA
- a CDS encoding PPK2 family polyphosphate kinase: MKSIDPQDFKVTDKIKLKKLPTLIKVEAEDDEKEEKLDKVKEKLSDLQDIMYAHNKYSVLICLQGMDTSGKDSLVREVFKEFNPRGVVVHSFKTPNSTELEHDYLWRHYIALPEKGKFAIFNRTHYENVLVTRVHPEFILAENLPGINSVDDITPKFWKNRIEQINNFEKHIAENGTIVMKFFLHLSKDEQKNRLLRRLEEGKHNWKFSPGDLKERDHWDEYQQYYEEAINQTSTDYAPWYVVPADDKDMARYIVAKIIWEQMKQYTDIQVPELDPEIKDNFDLYKKKLENS; this comes from the coding sequence ATGAAATCAATAGATCCGCAAGATTTTAAAGTTACCGATAAAATAAAATTGAAAAAGCTTCCCACTTTGATTAAAGTGGAAGCAGAAGATGATGAGAAAGAAGAAAAACTCGATAAGGTTAAAGAAAAACTAAGTGATCTGCAGGATATTATGTATGCGCACAATAAATATTCGGTTTTGATTTGCCTTCAAGGAATGGACACTTCTGGAAAGGACAGTTTGGTTCGTGAAGTTTTTAAAGAATTTAATCCGCGCGGAGTAGTGGTTCACAGTTTTAAAACGCCTAATTCGACTGAGTTGGAACATGATTATTTATGGCGTCATTATATTGCACTTCCAGAAAAAGGAAAATTTGCCATTTTTAATCGAACACATTATGAAAATGTTCTGGTAACACGTGTTCATCCTGAATTTATTCTGGCCGAAAATTTACCCGGAATTAACTCAGTTGATGATATTACACCAAAATTCTGGAAAAACAGAATCGAACAGATCAATAATTTTGAAAAACACATTGCAGAAAATGGAACGATCGTTATGAAGTTTTTTCTGCACTTAAGTAAAGACGAACAAAAAAATCGTTTACTGCGTCGATTAGAAGAAGGAAAACACAATTGGAAATTCTCGCCAGGCGATTTAAAAGAACGCGATCATTGGGATGAATACCAGCAATATTATGAAGAAGCTATAAACCAAACTTCTACAGATTATGCGCCTTGGTATGTTGTTCCTGCAGATGATAAAGATATGGCACGTTATATTGTGGCTAAAATTATTTGGGAACAAATGAAACAGTACACGGATATTCAGGTTCCGGAATTAGATCCAGAAATAAAAGACAATTTTGATTTGTATAAAAAGAAGCTGGAGAATAGTTAA
- a CDS encoding RNA polymerase sigma factor → MNRDAQRQVYEHMAPKLYRVCKRYLKKEEEIEEAMADAFYTIFTKLDQLKEEKAFEAWARKITVNHCLATIKKNTNFNMYLDDVKVLSQPFTEEVNALEEEDLLNLLNHIPDGCKTVFNLFVIEGFGHKEIAAMLNISEGTSKSQLNAAKTKLKELVSKLYYQKAK, encoded by the coding sequence ATGAACCGAGATGCTCAGCGTCAGGTTTATGAACACATGGCTCCGAAATTGTATCGTGTATGTAAACGATACCTCAAGAAAGAAGAAGAAATTGAAGAAGCTATGGCTGACGCTTTCTATACCATATTTACAAAACTAGATCAGCTCAAAGAAGAAAAAGCATTTGAAGCCTGGGCTAGAAAAATTACGGTAAATCATTGTTTAGCGACCATTAAGAAAAACACCAATTTCAATATGTATCTTGATGATGTAAAAGTACTTTCGCAGCCTTTTACAGAAGAGGTAAATGCATTAGAAGAAGAGGATTTACTCAATTTACTAAACCACATTCCAGATGGATGTAAGACGGTTTTTAACCTTTTTGTGATTGAGGGTTTCGGACACAAAGAAATAGCGGCCATGCTGAATATTTCTGAAGGCACTTCAAAATCACAACTAAACGCTGCCAAAACCAAACTCAAAGAACTGGTTAGTAAATTGTATTATCAAAAAGCAAAATAG
- the mtaB gene encoding tRNA (N(6)-L-threonylcarbamoyladenosine(37)-C(2))-methylthiotransferase MtaB, with amino-acid sequence MENRKKVAFYTLGCKLNFSETSTIARNFTDEGFDRVDFEEVADIYVINTCSVTDNADKQFKQVVKKAMKLNEKAFVAAVGCYAQLKPEELAAVDGVDLVLGATEKFKITDYIHDLSKNDMGEVHSCEIAEADFYVGSYSIGDRTRAFLKVQDGCDYKCTYCTIPLARGISRSDALENVLKNAKEISAQNIREIVLTGVNIGDYGKGEFGNKKHEHTFLDLVQALDKVEGIERLRISSIEPNLLKNETIEFVSKSRTFVPHFHIPLQSGSNDILKLMKRRYLREVYTDRVNKIREVMPHACIGVDVIVGFPGETDEHFLETYHFLNDLDISYLHVFTYSERDNTEAVDMPGVVPANIRSKRSKMLRGLSVKKRRAFYESQLGTKRTVLFEGENKEGYIHGFTENYVKVKTPWNPELVNTLQEINLTKIDEDGSVRMEFVNKLAEA; translated from the coding sequence ATGGAAAATAGAAAAAAAGTTGCCTTTTACACGCTGGGTTGTAAGCTGAATTTTTCAGAGACTTCTACAATCGCCAGAAATTTTACAGACGAAGGTTTTGACCGCGTCGATTTTGAGGAAGTTGCCGATATTTATGTGATCAACACCTGCTCTGTAACCGATAATGCCGATAAGCAGTTCAAGCAGGTTGTAAAAAAGGCAATGAAATTAAATGAAAAGGCTTTCGTAGCAGCAGTTGGCTGTTATGCCCAGTTAAAACCAGAAGAATTAGCGGCTGTAGATGGTGTTGATTTGGTTTTGGGAGCTACAGAAAAATTTAAAATCACAGATTATATTCACGACTTAAGCAAAAACGATATGGGTGAAGTGCACTCATGCGAAATTGCTGAAGCTGATTTCTACGTAGGAAGTTATTCTATTGGCGATCGTACACGTGCTTTCTTGAAAGTCCAAGATGGCTGTGATTACAAATGTACCTATTGTACCATTCCTTTGGCACGTGGAATTTCAAGAAGTGATGCTTTAGAAAACGTATTAAAAAACGCTAAAGAAATCTCAGCTCAAAACATTCGTGAGATTGTTTTAACTGGAGTAAACATTGGCGATTACGGAAAAGGAGAATTTGGAAATAAAAAACACGAACATACTTTTCTGGATTTAGTTCAGGCATTGGATAAAGTGGAAGGAATCGAACGTTTAAGAATCTCTTCGATCGAGCCGAATTTATTAAAAAATGAAACCATCGAATTCGTTTCTAAAAGCCGAACTTTTGTGCCTCATTTTCATATTCCGTTACAATCAGGAAGCAACGATATTTTGAAGTTAATGAAACGCCGTTATCTGCGCGAAGTATATACAGATCGTGTTAATAAAATTCGCGAAGTAATGCCTCATGCTTGTATCGGTGTCGATGTAATTGTAGGTTTTCCGGGTGAGACAGATGAGCATTTCTTAGAAACGTATCATTTCCTTAACGATCTTGATATTTCATATCTGCATGTTTTTACCTATTCTGAAAGAGATAACACAGAAGCTGTCGATATGCCGGGAGTTGTTCCTGCTAACATTAGATCTAAAAGAAGTAAAATGCTTCGTGGATTATCGGTTAAGAAACGCCGTGCTTTTTATGAAAGCCAGCTAGGAACTAAGAGAACTGTTCTTTTTGAAGGAGAAAATAAAGAAGGTTACATTCACGGATTTACTGAAAATTACGTAAAAGTAAAAACACCATGGAATCCAGAATTGGTAAATACGCTGCAAGAAATCAATTTAACAAAAATCGACGAAGACGGAAGCGTTCGCATGGAGTTTGTTAATAAATTGGCCGAAGCTTAA
- a CDS encoding 3-ketoacyl-ACP reductase yields the protein MTDLKNKNALITGAGKGIGKAVAVALAKEGVNLILVSRTQKDIEQLADEVSNLGVKALALSADVSDINSITTAVEKALAEFKHIDILINSAGIASFGKFLELEPEAWERIIQVNLMGTYYATRAVIPNMIERQAGDIINISSTAGLNGNALTSAYSASKFAVLGLTDSLMQEMRKHNIRVTALTPSTVATDMAKDLNLTDGNPEKVMQSEDMADLIIAQLKLNRRVFIKNSSIWSTNP from the coding sequence ATGACCGATTTAAAAAATAAAAACGCTTTAATTACTGGCGCAGGAAAAGGGATAGGAAAAGCCGTTGCTGTTGCTTTGGCAAAAGAAGGTGTAAACTTGATCTTGGTTTCAAGAACTCAAAAAGATATCGAACAGCTGGCAGATGAAGTTTCAAATCTTGGTGTAAAAGCTTTGGCCTTAAGCGCCGATGTTTCTGATATCAATTCAATTACTACTGCCGTTGAAAAAGCTTTGGCGGAATTTAAACACATTGATATTCTGATTAACAGCGCTGGAATCGCTTCTTTTGGAAAATTCCTAGAATTAGAACCAGAAGCATGGGAAAGAATTATTCAAGTGAATTTAATGGGAACGTATTATGCAACACGTGCCGTGATTCCAAATATGATCGAAAGACAAGCTGGAGACATCATCAATATTTCATCGACTGCAGGTTTAAACGGAAATGCGTTAACAAGTGCTTACAGTGCTTCTAAATTTGCTGTTTTAGGATTAACTGATTCTTTGATGCAGGAAATGAGAAAACACAACATTCGTGTGACTGCTTTAACGCCAAGTACCGTTGCAACCGATATGGCAAAAGATCTAAACCTGACAGACGGAAATCCTGAAAAAGTAATGCAGTCTGAAGATATGGCCGATTTGATTATTGCGCAATTAAAATTAAACCGAAGAGTGTTTATTAAAAACAGCAGTATTTGGTCTACTAATCCTTAA
- a CDS encoding NAD(P)-dependent oxidoreductase, with the protein MKIALIGATGFVGSAILNELADRKQEITAIARTPKDTANATWIAADIFNVDALAEILKGHDAVVNAYNPGWTNPNIYDDFLAGSKAIQEAVKKSGVKRYITIGGAGSLFVAPGLQAVDTPDFPKEFYAGATAARDYLNILREEKELDWTFFSPAFEMHQGITTGRTGKYRLGLENPVFNDEQRSILSVEDLAVVIADEIETPKHHQVRFTAGY; encoded by the coding sequence ATGAAAATCGCACTTATTGGAGCTACTGGATTTGTAGGCTCAGCTATTTTAAACGAATTAGCAGATAGAAAACAGGAAATTACGGCTATCGCAAGAACACCAAAAGATACTGCAAATGCTACGTGGATTGCGGCTGACATTTTTAATGTTGATGCTTTGGCAGAAATTTTAAAAGGTCACGATGCAGTTGTTAATGCTTACAATCCGGGATGGACAAATCCTAATATTTATGATGACTTTTTAGCAGGTTCTAAAGCAATTCAAGAAGCAGTTAAAAAATCGGGTGTTAAACGTTACATCACGATTGGCGGTGCAGGAAGTTTATTTGTTGCTCCAGGTTTACAGGCGGTTGACACTCCAGATTTTCCAAAAGAATTTTATGCTGGCGCAACTGCTGCAAGAGATTATTTAAATATTTTAAGAGAAGAAAAAGAATTAGATTGGACATTCTTTAGCCCGGCTTTCGAAATGCATCAGGGAATTACAACAGGCAGAACTGGGAAATACCGTTTGGGATTAGAAAATCCGGTTTTCAACGACGAACAAAGAAGTATTTTATCTGTAGAAGATTTAGCGGTTGTAATTGCTGATGAAATCGAAACTCCAAAACACCACCAAGTTAGATTTACGGCTGGGTATTAA
- a CDS encoding MATE family efflux transporter, with translation MNLKQYTKEFSYNLKLAYPVILGMVGHTLIGIVDNIMVGKLGSTELAAVSLGNSMIFIAMSLGIGFSTAITPIVAEGDAEKNDSKIRSAFHHGLFLCTILGLLLFSVIMCAKPVMELLKQPEDVIKLAKPYLGWVAFSLIPLIMYQGYKQFADGMSLTKYSMYAMVMANVLHVGLNYVLIYGIWIFPKMGIIGAALGTVISRIFLVMFMHIMLSRRNDLKRFFKNFSFNEIKKATIKKIISIGFPSAMQMLFEVVLFTASIWLCGNIGKTSQAANQIALSLASMTFMFAMGLSVTSMIRVSNQRGLTDYKKLIVVARSIFLLAIILETVFAVFFIVFHDYLPHIFLNMENTGQILDNEEVISIASKLLLIAAVFQISDGIQVVVLGALRGLQDVKIPMYITFVAYWIIGFPISYYLGEYTGLKAQGVWIGLLAGLTAAAIFLYLRFHYLTKKLIANSFSDN, from the coding sequence GTGAATTTAAAGCAGTACACCAAAGAGTTTTCGTATAATTTAAAATTGGCATATCCCGTAATTTTAGGGATGGTTGGACATACTTTAATAGGTATTGTCGACAATATAATGGTAGGGAAATTAGGAAGTACTGAACTGGCTGCAGTTTCATTAGGAAACAGTATGATCTTTATTGCCATGTCACTTGGAATTGGTTTTTCTACCGCCATAACCCCAATCGTTGCCGAAGGCGATGCTGAAAAAAACGACTCTAAAATTCGTTCGGCATTTCATCACGGATTGTTTTTGTGTACCATTTTAGGTTTACTACTTTTTAGTGTTATTATGTGCGCAAAACCTGTAATGGAATTATTAAAACAACCTGAAGATGTCATTAAACTGGCAAAACCATATTTAGGATGGGTAGCTTTTTCTTTGATTCCGCTTATTATGTACCAAGGCTATAAACAGTTTGCCGATGGAATGTCTTTGACCAAATATTCGATGTATGCGATGGTTATGGCAAATGTACTTCACGTTGGTTTAAACTATGTTTTGATTTACGGAATCTGGATTTTTCCAAAAATGGGAATTATTGGCGCCGCACTTGGAACAGTAATTTCGAGAATATTTCTGGTCATGTTTATGCATATTATGCTTTCAAGACGAAATGACTTAAAACGCTTTTTCAAAAATTTCAGTTTTAACGAAATCAAAAAAGCGACTATTAAAAAGATCATCAGTATTGGTTTTCCTTCAGCTATGCAAATGCTTTTTGAAGTCGTTTTATTTACGGCTTCTATCTGGCTTTGCGGTAACATTGGCAAAACAAGTCAGGCCGCGAATCAAATTGCCCTGAGTCTGGCTTCAATGACTTTTATGTTTGCCATGGGATTAAGCGTCACTTCGATGATTAGAGTAAGTAATCAAAGAGGTCTTACGGATTATAAAAAACTGATTGTTGTAGCTCGTTCTATATTTTTATTGGCGATAATTTTAGAAACCGTTTTTGCTGTTTTCTTTATTGTCTTCCACGATTATTTACCGCATATCTTTTTGAATATGGAAAACACAGGACAGATTTTAGATAATGAAGAAGTAATAAGCATTGCTTCAAAATTATTATTAATCGCAGCAGTTTTTCAAATCTCAGACGGAATTCAAGTTGTGGTTTTAGGAGCTTTAAGAGGTTTGCAAGATGTAAAAATACCAATGTATATTACCTTTGTAGCCTATTGGATTATTGGTTTTCCAATTTCTTACTATTTAGGAGAGTATACCGGATTAAAAGCACAAGGAGTTTGGATTGGACTTTTGGCGGGATTAACAGCCGCAGCTATTTTTCTGTATCTTCGTTTTCATTACTTAACCAAGAAGTTAATCGCAAATTCATTTTCAGATAATTAA
- a CDS encoding LURP-one-related/scramblase family protein produces MNPILSQNLFLVKEHIGMFKAANNYDIYDPQTNQIIMNCRENNLGFFTKILRFTDYKRATPFNVEITTASGEKLITVRRGVAIFRSTVEVLDEKDRLVGTFKQKFFSIGGKFDILDKNDKPVATLQGKWTGWDFKFSHENKQLAQVSKKWAGLGKEFFTSADNYVLQIEENVPADSSLRQLILGAVMCIDMVLKE; encoded by the coding sequence ATGAATCCTATTTTAAGCCAAAATCTATTTTTAGTAAAAGAACATATCGGAATGTTTAAAGCGGCTAACAACTATGACATTTACGATCCGCAAACCAATCAAATTATCATGAACTGCCGAGAAAATAATCTTGGTTTTTTCACTAAAATACTTCGTTTTACTGATTATAAAAGAGCTACTCCGTTTAATGTGGAAATCACAACTGCTTCGGGCGAAAAACTAATTACTGTTAGACGTGGCGTTGCTATTTTCAGATCAACTGTAGAAGTTCTAGATGAAAAAGATCGTCTGGTTGGAACTTTCAAGCAAAAGTTCTTTTCTATTGGAGGTAAATTTGATATTCTGGACAAAAATGACAAACCTGTCGCAACACTTCAAGGAAAATGGACGGGATGGGATTTTAAATTTTCGCACGAAAACAAACAATTGGCTCAGGTAAGTAAAAAATGGGCAGGATTAGGAAAAGAATTTTTCACCAGTGCTGATAATTATGTACTTCAAATCGAAGAGAATGTTCCAGCAGATAGTTCGTTGAGACAGTTAATTTTAGGAGCAGTTATGTGTATTGACATGGTTCTGAAAGAATAA